The Lycium barbarum isolate Lr01 chromosome 9, ASM1917538v2, whole genome shotgun sequence genome has a segment encoding these proteins:
- the LOC132610826 gene encoding sulfate transporter 3.1-like, protein MGNADNDEYPLSVNGERRKAHRVEIPPPQSFFKSLKNTVKETLFPDDPLRQFKNQPPLRKFMLGLQYFFPIFEWGPRYTFGFFKSDLIAGITIASLAIPQGISYAKLANLPPVLGLYSSFVPPLVYAVMGSSRDLAVGTVAVASLLIASMLGDEVNPTDNPTLYLHLALTATFFAGVFEAALGIFRLGFIVDFLSHATIVGFMGGAATVVILQQLKGILGLNHFTQSTDIVHVLRSVFTQTHEWRWQSAVLGFCFIFYLLAARFFSKKRPKFFWVSAMAPLISVILGTILVYFTHAEKHGVQVVGKLKKGLNPVSITDFSFGAPYLSIAIKTGIVTGVVSLAEGIAVGRSFAMYKNYNIDGNKEMIAFGMMNIVGSCTSCYLTTGPFSRSAVNFNAGCKTAVSNIVMALAVMVTLLVLTPLFHYTPLVVLSAIIVSAMFGLIDYKAAIHLWHVDKFDFLVCMSAYFGVVFASVEIGLVIAVALSLLRVLLFIARPRTLVLGNIPDSNIYRNVEHYPNTDIVEGVLILDLGAPIYFTNSSYLRERIYRWINDEEDKLKSSGETLQYVILDMGAVGNIDTSGISMLEEVKKNLDRRDLKLVLANPGAEVMKKLNKSKFIETLGQEWIFLTVGEAVESCNYMLHSCKPKSGTDGSFSNNV, encoded by the exons ATGGGTAACGCTGACAATGATGAGTATCCATTATCAGTAAATGGGGAGAGAAGAAAAGCACACAGAGTTGAAATTCCACCACCACAATCATTTTTCAAGTCTCTAAAGAACACAGTAAAAGAAACATTGTTTCCTGATGATCCACTTAGGCAATTCAAGAACCAGCCACCTCTCAGGAAATTTATGCTTGGTCTTCAGTACTTTTTTCCAATTTTCGAATGGGGTCCTCGTTACACCTTTGGTTTCTTCAAATCTGACCTTATCGCTGGGATTACTATTGCTAGTCTTGCCATTCCTCAGGGAATTAGCTATGCAAAACTTGCCAATTTGCCACCTGTTCTTGGCCTAT ATTCGAGTTTTGTTCCGCCACTAGTGTACGCAGTAATGGGAAGTTCAAGAGATTTAGCAGTTGGGACAGTTGCAGTAGCATCACTTCTCATTGCTTCAATGTTAGGCGATGAAGTTAATCCAACTGACAATCCAACACTTTATCTTCATCTTGCCTTAACCGCCACATTCTTTGCCGGAGTATTTGAAGCCGCCCTTGGCATTTTCAG GCTGGGATTTATAGTGGATTTTCTATCTCATGCAACCATAGTGGGATTCATGGGAGGAGCAGCCACAGTTGTGATACTACAGCAGCTAAAGGGGATACTTGGTCTTAACCATTTTACTCAGTCCACTGATATCGTTCACGTCTTGCGTTCCGTTTTTACCCAAACGCATGAG TGGCGATGGCAAAGTGCGGTGTTGGGTTTCTGTTTCATTTTCTACCTGCTCGCGGCTAGATTCTTC AGCAAAAAAAGACCAAAGTTTTTCTGGGTATCAGCAATGGCTCCATTGATTTCCGTCATACTGGGAACTATTCTTGTTTATTTCACTCACGCTGAAAAACACGGTGTTCAAGTG GTAGGGAAGCTGAAGAAAGGATTGAATCCAGTGTCAATAACGGATTTTTCATTTGGAGCACCTTATCTCTCAATCGCTATCAAAACAGGCATTGTCACTGGTGTCGTGTCTCTTGCT GAAGGAATAGCAGTGGGTCGAAGCTTTGCAATGTACAAGAACTATAATATAGATGGAAACAAAGAGATGATCGCTTTTGGTATGATGAACATCGTTGGCTCCTGCACTTCCTGCTACCTCACTACTG GTCCATTTTCGCGATCAGCAGTGAACTTCAATGCAGGATGCAAAACAGCAGTATCAAACATAGTGATGGCACTGGCAGTAATGGTTACACTGTTAGTGCTAACACCATTATTCCACTACACTCCCTTAGTGGTGTTGTCAGCCATAATAGTTTCTGCAATGTTCGGGCTCATCGACTATAAGGCTGCAATTCATCTCTGGCACGTCGACAAATTTGATTTCTTGGTGTGCATGAGTGCATACTTTGGTGTCGTCTTTGCCAGTGTCGAAATTGGCTTAGTCATTGCA GTTGCTTTGTCGTTGCTGAGGGTGTTGCTATTTATAGCAAGGCCAAGAACACTAGTACTTGGTAACATTCCTGATTCCAACATCTATAGAAATGTCGAGCATTACCCTAACACAGACATTGTTGAGGGCGTTCTCATACTTGACCTTGGTGCACCTATTTACTTTACCAATTCTAGCTACTTAAGAGAGAG GATCTATAGGTGGATTAACGACGAGGAAGACAAGCTAAAATCTTCAGGAGAGACATTGCAATATGTTATACTTGACATGGGAG CTGTAGGCAACATTGATACTAGCGGAATTAGCATGCTAGAAGAAGTCAAGAAAAATCTTGATAGAAGAGATCTCAAG CTTGTATTGGCAAATCCAGGGGCAGAGGTAATGAAGAAGTTGAACAAGTCCAAATTCATAGAGACACTAGGACAAGAATGGATATTTCTAACTGTGGGGGAAGCTGTGGAATCATGCAACTACATGCTTCATTCCTGCAAACCAAAATCTGGCACAGATGGTTCATTTAGCAACAACGTTTGA
- the LOC132610825 gene encoding protein NETWORKED 1D-like, with translation MAALSHQDSRRMYSWWWDSHISPKNSRWLQENLTDMDVKVKGMIKLINEDADSFARRAEMYYKKRPELMRFVEEFYRAYRALAERYDHATGVIRHAHRTMTDLGLGDDSPAGSDPQTPELTPMQGLFDPEELQKDDPKSNAAFTDDSHSVMKRNVFKQRNNLFGSGRVADGRVRKGLNFSEAEEKGVQINESNGIQTRALPESERMVESEEILKLKKAIAQVEAEKEAGLIQYQQTLEKLSQLESEESRAREDSRGFGERASKAEAEVQTLRDALSALGAEKEASLQQYQKSLDRISELENAVSRAQENTVAVGERASKAELEAQSLRQDLANVAAEKNEALKQYMESLEMIAKLENKLQCAEEDAKKLTERAEKAENEIECLKQDILKLTGEKEAAALQLQQCLETISTLEHKLSCAKEEAQRLNAEINDGVAKLEGAEERCLLLERSNKSLHSELESLTLKMGAQSQELTEKQKELGTLWTCVQEERLRFVEAETAFQTLQHLHAKAQEEMRSLASELQNRLQVLKDLETHNQTLQGEVQKVKEENKNLNEINVSSAISMRDMQNEISSLSEAKGKLEVEVELRMDQRNALQQEIYCLKEELNDNNKKLLSIVTQVKAVGLDPECFESSVKELQDEKSTLGETCERERSEKVALLEKLQVFEELLEKNSILENSLSDLNAELEAVRGSLKALEDSFQSLLEEKSALLNDKATLTSELQVTIENLEEVSAKNTVLENSLSDAHAELQSLKVKSKSLEESCEVLVKEKADLAHEKASLFSQLQAAQIALHDLEGRYTGLEQRHSTLGKEKELTLHALEELRVSLDAKNCEHDRFVHTSEVRLAGMESEMHLLQEERQLRKQEFDKLLEKAMESDILNFTLKTSSLDLEGKGSYLLSGYQKLFEASALSKTLISDLKQKNVEQKIEMTSLFDQVSTLRNGIFKLLKALDIVPNHACQDRKDQVHLDNIFHRVEVSKESFYRTEEESHRRAIQMNVLVTLLEQLKLEVQALDAEKTIISQESNFKSEQLLALQSEAAALKEVNEELKLIIKEKDHRGEMLETENCNLAKALQLAEDELKIVKSMVDQLNLEVNVGKNLLSDKDTELQGMEQKLYLTETEKAVLHQILKSEAAALIEGSEELKLKISEKDHRGELLEIENCNLAKALQLAEDELKTVKSLTDQLNLQVNVGKNLLSEKDTELQGMKQKLYLTKTEKGVLHEILKSEAAALIEGSEELKLKIREKDHRGELLEIENCNLAKALQLAEDELKTVKSLSDQLNLQVNVGKNLLSEKDTELQGMEQKLYLTETEKSVLHQILKNLSRELIGSKIIMEDQEKKILKLCADSNQLRSENTHLFEVSQLLQEGLQQSCGELEKLKMHEEALHTEIQNQLNEIETWKLETDVLLGELQVSMFYQILYEQKIHELSEACQSFDVQITSKDKDIKHLKENVSTLGTANEDLNTQLAAYGPAILSLSECISSLEKNSYLHGKPKKPDNEETKDIVVAHPVDNTRSKDNENAVATDAFSDLHGLEIRVRAVEKALVEMEQLVVQENVNMHSKLQAAMQQIEELKSESSLHRRNSALRSEILEAENGILTKDIMLDHVSECSSYRNGMREQAESNNQVFDLWDDTPNAENDIDFHKRAISVKKKHQFPASDVLGEKDLGEGKLNISKRSTESIQEGNKRKVLERLDSDVQKLSNLQITVLDLKRELEITEKGKRGKAVAESETLKGQLNEAETAIHKLFDLTGKLMKNMEDSFGSADMKSALESEEIENVSRKKISEQARRISEKIGRLQLEVQKLQFVLLKLKDESKGNSRASETKRRVLLRDYLYGGVRKNNRRKKAPFCACIQPPTQGD, from the exons ATGGCAGCTTTGTCGCATCAAGATTCTCGACGTATGTATTCTTGGTGGTGGGATAGTCACATCAGCCCCAAAAACTCAAGATGGCTTCAGGAGAATCTCACAG ATATGGATGTCAAGGTTAAAGGAATGATCAAACTCATAAATGAAGATGCTGATTCTTTTGCAAGGAGAGCAGAGATGTACTATAAGAAACGTCCGGAGTTAATGAGATTTGTAGAAGAATTCTATAGAGCATACCGTGCATTGGCTGAAAGATATGATCATGCAACCGGGGTAATCCGGCACGCCCACCGGACCATGACAGATTTAGGACTTGGAGACGATTCACCTGCTGGTTCTGATCCTCAAACACCAGAGCTAACTCCAATGCAGGGTCTTTTCGACCCTGAAGAGCTGCAGAAAGATGATCCCAAGAGCAATGCAGCATTCACAGATGACTCACATTCGGTGATGAAAAGAAATGTATTCAAGCAGCGCAATAATTTGTTTGGATCTGGAAGGGTTGCTGACGGAAGGGTTAGGAAGGGTCTGAATTTTAGTGAGGCAGAGGAGAAGGGAGTGCAGATCAATGAGAGCAACGGTATCCAAACCCGGGCTCTTCCAGAGTCAGAGCGCATGGTTGAATCTGAGGAGATTCTGAAGTTAAAGAAAGCAATTGCCCAAGTGGAAGCTGAGAAAGAAGCAGGCCTTATTCAGTACCAACAGACGTTGGAAAAATTATCtcaactggagtcagaagaatCTCGTGCCAGAGAAGATTCCCGAGGATTTGGTGAACGAGCAAGCAAAGCTGAAGCTGAAGTCCAGACACTAAGGGATGCACTTTCTGCATTGGGAGCTGAAAAGGAAGCTAGTCTTCAGCAGTATCAGAAGTCCTTAGACAGGATTTCTGAGTTGGAGAATGCCGTGTCCCGTGCTCAAGAGAACACTGTTGCAGTTGGTGAACGAGCTAGCAAGGCTGAGCTTGAAGCCCAATCTTTAAGACAAGATCTTGCAAATGTAGCAGCTGAAAAAAATGAAGCTCTTAAGCAGTACATGGAATCTCTTGAGATGATAGCAAAGCTGGAGAACAAATTGCAGTGTGCTGAAGAAGATGCCAAAAAATTAACTGAGAGAGCTGAAAAAGCAGAAAATGAGATTGAATGTCTCAAACAAGACATCCTAAAATTGACTGGAGAAAAAGAAGCTGCAGCTCTGCAGCTCCAGCAATGCTTGGAAACCATCTCCACTCTAGAGCATAAGCTTTCTTGTGCCAAAGAGGAGGCTCAAAGGTTGAATGCAGAGATCAATGATGGAGTTGCCAAGTTAGAAGGTGCAGAAGAGCGCTGCCTTTTGTTAGAAAGATCCAATAAATCTCTTCACTCTGAGCTGGAATCTCTGACACTGAAGATGGGTGCCCAAAGTCAAGAGCTTACAGAAAAGCAGAAGGAACTGGGAACTTTGTGGACTTGTGTACAAGAAGAACGTTTGCGTTTTGTTGAAGCTGAAACTGCTTTCCAAACTCTGCAGCATCTGCATGCCAAAGCTCAGGAAGAAATGAGGTCTCTGGCTTCAGAGCTTCAGAACCGGTTACAGGTGTTAAAGGATTTAGAAACTCATAATCAAACATTGCAGGGTGAAGTCCAGAAGGTTAAAGAGGAGAACAAGAACCTCAATGAGATAAATGTATCATCAGCTATATCCATGAGGGATATGCAAAATGAGATATCTAGCTTAAGTGAAGCGAAGGGGAAACTCGAGGTAGAGGTTGAGCTTCGAATGGACCAAAGAAATGCTCTTCAGCAAGAAATCTACTGCCTTAAGGAAGAACTCAACGATAATAACAAGAAACTATTATCTATTGTGACACAGGTGAAGGCAGTGGGCCTTGACCCAGAATGTTTTGAATCATCTGTGAAGGAGCTGCAGGATGAAAAGTCAACTCTcggagaaacttgtgagagggaAAGAAGTGAAAAAGTAGCTCTTCTGGAGAAGCTACAAGTGTTCGAAGAGCTTCTTGAGAAAAACTCCATTCTGGAAAATTCACTGTCAGATTTGAATGCTGAACTAGAAGCTGTGAGAGGCAGTTTAAAGGCACTAGAAGACTCCTTTCAATCTCTTCTGGAGGAGAAATCTGCACTTCTCAATGACAAAGCTACTTTAACTAGTGAGCTACAGGTAACCATTGAGAATCTGGAAGAAGTCTCAGCTAAGAATACTGTTCTGGAGAATTCCCTTTCAGATGCTCATGCTGAACTCCAAAGCTTAAAGGTAAAATCAAAGAGCTTAGAGGAATCATGTGAAGTACTAGTCAAAGAGAAAGCAGATCTTGCCCATGAAAAGGCAAGTCTATTTTCTCAGTTGCAAGCTGCTCAAATTGCACTGCATGATCTTGAGGGAAGGTATACAGGATTGGAACAAAGGCATTCAACCTTGGGGAAAGAGAAGGAATTGACACTTCATGCATTAGAAGAACTGAGGGTTTCTTTGGATGCAAAAAATTGTGAACATGACAGATTTGTCCACACGAGTGAGGTACGGTTGGCTGGCATGGAATCAGAGATGCATCTTTTGCAGGAAGAGCGTCAATTAAGAAAGCAAGAATTTGATAAGCTTCTAGAAAAAGCTATGGAGTCTGACATTCTCAACTTCACCTTAAAGACATCTTCCCTTGATCTTGAAGGAAAGGGCTCTTATTTGCTGAGTGGGTATCAGAAGCTTTTTGAAGCATCTGCATTATCTAAAACTTTGATTTCTGATTTAAAGCAGAAGAATGTTGAACAAAAAATTGAAATGACATCCTTGTTTGATCAAGTTAGTACTCTGAGAAATGGGATATTCAAGTTGCTGAAGGCTCTTGATATTGTTCCAAACCATGCATGTCAGGACAGGAAAGATCAAGTACATCTTGACAATATTTTTCATAGAGTTGAAGTTTCTAAAGAATCCTTCTACAGAACTGAGGAAGAAAGTCATCGAAGGGCTATTCAGATGAATGTTCTTGTCACATTGCTGGAGCAATTGAAACTAGAGGTCCAGGCTCTTGATGCTGAAAAAACAATTATTAGCCAAGAGTCAAACTTCAAATCGGAGCAATTATTGGCGTTGCAGAGTGAAGCGGCTGCACTCAAAGAGGTTAATGAAGAACTGAAATTGATAATAAAGGAGAAAGATCACAGGGGGGAAATGCTAGAAACCGAAAATTGTAACCTGGCAAAAGCATTGCAGTTGGCAGAAGATGAGTTGAAGATTGTTAAAAGTATGGTGGATCAGCTCAATCTTGAAGTAAATGTTGGCAAAAATCTGTTGTCTGATAAGGACACTGAGCTTCAGGGGATGGAGCAGAAGCTTTATCTTACTGAAACTGAGAAAGCTGTTTTGCATCAAATTTTGAAGAGTGAAGCTGCTGCACTCATAGAGGGCAGtgaagaactgaaactgaaaataaGTGAGAAAGATCACAGAGGAGAACTGCTAGAAATTGAAAATTGTAACCTGGCAAAAGCATTGCAGCTGGCAGAAGATGAGTTGAAGACTGTTAAAAGTTTGACAGATCAGCTCAATCTTCAAGTAAATGTTGGCAAAAATCTGTTGTCTGAGAAGGACACTGAGCTTCAGGGAATGAAACAGAAGCTTTATCTTACTAAAACTGAGAAAGGTGTGTTGCATGAAATTTTGAAGAGTGAAGCTGCTGCACTCATAGAGGGCAGtgaagaactgaaactgaaaataaGGGAGAAAGATCACAGAGGAGAATTGCTAGAAATTGAAAATTGTAACCTGGCAAAAGCATTGCAGCTGGCAGAAGATGAGTTGAAGACTGTTAAAAGTTTGTCAGATCAGCTCAATCTTCAAGTAAATGTTGGCAAAAATCTATTGTCTGAGAAGGACACTGAGCTTCAGGGAATGGAGCAGAAGCTTTATCTTACTGAAACTGAGAAATCTGTGTTGCATCAAATTTTGAAGAACTTGAGCAGAGAACTTATTGGGAGTAAAATAATTATGGAGGACCAAGAAAAGAAGATCCTAAAGTTGTGTGCTGACAGTAACCAACTGCGTTCAGAAAATACACACCTTTTCGAGGTCAGTCAGTTATTGCAGGAAGGACTTCAGCAATCGTGTGGAGAGCTTGAAAAGCTGAAAATGCACGAGGAAGCTTTGCATACTGAGATCCAGAACCAGTTGAATGAGATTGAGACATGGAAGTTAGAGACGGATGTGCTTTTAGGGGAGTTGCAGGTCTCAATGTTCTACCAAATCCTTTACGAGCAGAAGATTCATGAGCTTTCAGAAGCATGTCAAAGCTTCGATGTCCAAATCACTTCAAAGGATAAGGACATTAAACATCTGAAAGAAAATGTGAGCACTTTGGGTACTGCAAATGAAGACCTTAACACTCAGTTAGCTGCATATGGACCTGCAATCCTCTCTTTGAGTGAATGCATATCATCCTTAGAGAAGAACTCCTATTTACACGGGAAACCCAAAAAGCCTGATAATGAGGAAACAAAG GACATTGTAGTAGCTCATCCAGTTGACAACACTCGTTCGAAAGACAATGAAAATGCTGTGGCAACCGATGCATTTTCTGATCTGCATGGATTGGAAATAAGGGTTCGAGCTGTTGAGAAGGCATTGGTTGAAATGGAACAGCTTGTGGTGCAGGAAAATGTGAACATGCATAGCAAACTACAGGCTGCAATGCAACAGATTGAGGAGTTAAAGTCAGAGAGCAGCCTGCATAGAAGAAACTCAGCACTTAGATCTGAAATCCTTGAGGCAGAAAATGGAATTTTGACCAAGGACATCATGCTGGACCATGTATCCGAGTGTTCATCCTACAGAAATGGCATGAGAGAACAGGCTGAATCTAATAATCAAGTTTTTGACCTATGGGATGATACTCCAAATGCTGAAAATGATATTGATTTCCATAAACGTGCTATATCAGTGAAGAAAAAGCATCAATTTCCTGCCTCAGATGTGCTAGGTGAGAAGGATTTGGGTGAGGGCAAATTGAACATCTCAAAGAGATCAACTGAGTCCATTCAAGAGGGAAACAAGAGGAAGGTTTTAGAAAGACTTGATTCCGATGTGCAGAAACTAAGTAATCTTCAGATCACAGTACTAGACTTGAAGAGGGAACTTGAGATTACTGAGAAGGGAAAAAGAGGTAAAGCTGTAGCTGAATCAGAAACTCTCAAAGGACAGCTAAATGAAGCTGAGACTGCTATTCACAAGTTATTTGATCTTACTGGTAAGTTGATGAAGAACATGGAAGACAGCTTTGGTTCTGCTGATATGAAGTCTGCGTTGGAGTCGGAAGAGATTGAAAATGTTAGTAGGAAGAAAATTTCAGAACAGGCACGGAGAATATCCGAGAAAATTGGACGGTTGCAATTAGAAGTTCAGAAGTTGCAGTTTGTTTTACTGAAACTCAAGGATGAAAGCAAAGGAAATAGTAGGGCCTCCGAGACAAAAAGAAGGGTTCTACTGCGAGATTATCTTTATGGCGGGGTTAGAAAGAACAACAGGCGAAAGAAAGCACCATTTTGTGCATGCATCCAGCCTCCCACTCAGGGAGATTGA